The Pectobacterium carotovorum genomic sequence TCATCGCTATCTATTTGCTGTACGGCATCGGGCTGGAAGCGCACCAGCAGAACAGCCAGATCCTCTTTTCATCTGAAGGCGTCGCGCAGGGATTATTAATCCGCGATTTCGGCGACGGGCGTACCTACGCGCCGCTGCTGCGTCAGGGCGGCTATCACCTGCAACCTTACGTTTGGCCCGGCATTCTGCCCACGGTGTTTGAAGGCGATATCGAGCCAGTGAGGATGTTTGTCGTCGATGCCTGTTTTGTCAGCCACCTGCATGAACTGGCGCTGGCGCTCAGTGCGGAATATGGCTTTGCCGATGCCCGGCTGTGGCAGGTGATGAAAGAGGAAACGGCTGCGGCGTTTGACGCAGTGAAGTCGCGCGTTGACGGCGAACTGTGGCAGACCGAACGCGACATGTTTTTGACCCAGCCCTGGTACACGCGCTCGCTGCTGCGCATGCACATCCAGGAATACCGCGACTACCGGATTCAGCACGGTCTGAGCAATCCCTTCCTCACGGCAGGGGAAGAAACCCGCATCGGATCGTGATGTATGGCGATGCTCCCGCCTCACCGGCTGAAAACACGGGAGCATCTTTTTTCACTCCTCATTTTGAGATGGATAACTTAGTTGATGAACGCCAGGAAGAACTTCACTCCACCTACCGGGAAAACGCGTTTTCCTATTCCCTCCGCGTTGGCCATCGCCGTAACGGCTGTGCTAAGCGGCATCGCGATACCCGCGCAGGCTGAAACGGGCGAGCGCGATGATTCCACTATCGTGGTTGAAGCCAAAAATGCGGAAGCCGTACAGGGGCTGGTGGCGGGCGGCATGTCGGCGCGATCGTCCAGTACCGGGCTGTTGGGCAAAAAGGACGTGATGGATACGCCGTTTAACGTCAGCAACGTGACCTCATCGTTTATTGAAAACAAACAGGCGCAAACGCTGGGGCAGGTGGTGGCTCATGACGCCTCGGTGCGGGTGAGCAGTTCTCAGGGCGGTCTGTTGGATTCTTATTACATCCGCGGTTTTCCACTCAATGAAGGAAACCTGAGCGACATCGCCATGAACGGCGTCTACGGTGTTGCGCCCAACTATCAGCTGATGACCGACTACATCGAGCGAGTGGAAGTGCTGAAAGGACCGTCGGCGCTGCTGTATGGGCTGTCGCCGAACAGCAGCGTGGGTGGCGTGATTAATGCCGTCACCAAACGCCCGACCACCGTCGGCAATCTGACCCGACTGACCACCAGTTGGCAGTCTGATTCTCAACTCACGCAGCATGCGGATATTTCCCGCGTCTATGCGCTGGAGAACAACAACCTGCTCGGCATTCGTTTTAATGGTAACTATGGCTATGGCGATACGGTGTGGGACGGCAGCGACAAGCGCACGCAGGTCGGCGCGCTGGGGCTGGATTTCTCGTCAGAACGTTTCCGCGCCACGCTGGATCTCATCACTCAGCACCTGAAAACCCGGGCACCGTCGCGTCCTTATTCGTTTGCGGCCGGTGTGACCGTGCCCGACGCGCCGGATGGCAACACCAACATCTCCCAGCCGTGGGGATTCTGGCATTCCAAAGACCAGTCGGTACTGCTGCATACCGAATACGATCTGGCGGATAACGTCACCTGGTTTACCGATCTCGGCGGTTCCAGCGCACACGTGAGCCGACTGTCGGAGCAGGTGCCGCAGGTGATTAATAACAACGGCGACATTCGTTCCGGCGTGGGGAATTATCGCTTTACCACCAGTCGTTACAATTTCGCGACCGGCGTTCGCGCAGATGTGGAAACCGGATCGGTCACTCATAAGCTGTCGGCCCAGACCAGCTACTATCGCGATCGTCAGGCCAGCGCCAGCAGAGCGGGAACGGCAATTGATTCAAATATTTATAACCCTGTCTCTGCGCCAGCACAGGATATCGCCGCGCCGTCGAGTATCTACAAACGTTCGTCCACCGCGCTATCCGGCATCGCGCTGGCGGATACGCTTGGCTTCTGGAACGATGCGCTGCAAGTGACGGGTGGGCTACGGTATCAGCAGATCAACTCGGATAACTTCGCAGCGCCAGATGGCGGAGCGCGCTCTTCTTATGACAAGAGCGCAATCACCCCGATGCTCGGGGTGATTGTTAAACCCTGGCAGCACATCTCGCTCTATGCCAACTACATTGAGGGGCTGAGTAAAGGGGACGTGGCCCCCACGACGGCGAGCAATGCGGGGCAGGTACTGTCGCCGTATAAGAGCAAGCAGTACGAAGCTGGGGTGAAAGTGGATGCGCTGGGGACGATTTCCACGCTGAGTGTCTTCCAGATTACCAAGCCGAGCGGCGCGCTGGTTAACGGCACATTTGTTGATGCCAACGAGCAGCGCAATCGGGGTATCGAGCTGGATGTGGTTGGTTCACCGCTAGAAGATCTGCGTCTGACCGGTGGCGTGATGCTGCTGGATGCCGAGCTAACCAAAAGCGTGACGCCGGGGGCGCAGGGCAAGCGCGCGCCGGGCACATCGCGTTTTCAGGCTAACGCTGGCGTGGAATATGACCTGCCGTTCCTGCGCGATCTGACGCTCAATGCCAACGTCACCCATAACGGGAAGCAGAACGTCAACACCATCAATACCCAATCTATTCCTTCCTGGACCACCGTTGATTTCGGCGCGCGCTACAAGACGCGAATCTACAACGCGCCCACCACGTTCCGTGCGGATGTACTCAACGCCTTTGACCGCAATTACTGGTCTGGCGTGACATCGTTCAGCACGGTATCGCAAGGAACGCCGCGGACGCTGATGCTGTCCGTTGCGGTTGATTTCTAAGGATAGGCATTTTTCAGGAACCGAACGTTAAGGAGATAGCGATGAGCAACCTGTTTAGCTTTGCCGCAGTGTCTTCCCCCTCTGTCGCACAGGCCCACTGGCCTGAGAGACTGACGCCTTATCTGGATAGTGAGATTGAGCAGTTTCTTTTCAACTCGCCGCAAAGGCTGTCATGGCTGGTTGAGCAGTATGGGTCGCCGCTGAATATTGTCTGGCCGCACACAGTTGCCAACAATATCGCGGCATTGCGAACCGTGTTGCAGCGTCATGATGTGGACTGCCGTCTGTACTACGGTGCCAAGGTGAACAAATCACCGGGGCTGGTACAGGCGGCCGTTAACGCGGGCGTCGGCGTGGATGTTTCCAGCTTACAGGAACTGAAAGATGCACTGCGGGCAGGCTGTGACGGCATGCGGCTGTGCGCCACCGGTCCGGCGAAGACGCGCGAATTCCTGACGGAGCTGGTTTATCACCGCGCGCTTATCGTGCTGGATTCGCCGGAAGAGTTCGACGAGCTGCTCGCGCTGGCGGATTTGCTGCGCGTGACGGAGCCGGTGCGGGTTTTGCTGCGCTATCGCCCGTCGTTCGCTCAGGCCAGCCGGTTTGGCATGCTGGCTGATGAGATCGCTATTTGCCTGGAGACGTTGGGTGCCAGACTGAATGCGCTTCATCTGGAGGGCTTCCATTTCCATCTGAGCGGCTATGAGCCCGACACCCGCGTGGCCGCATTGGCTGAGGTGCTGCCGTTGCTGGAGCGAGCGCGCTCAAAGGGATTACAGCCCGCCATTATTGATATCGGCGGGGGATTGCCGATTCAATATCTTCCGGCTTCGCGCTATCAGGATTATTTGGCAAAGCAGAATGGGGCAGACTACCGCCACGGTCAGGTGCCGACCTCGTTTTATCCGTATGGTGGCGAGCGTTCGGCAACTGACTATCTTGAGGCATTTCTGTCAGCCTCAATCGGGGAGAAACGCGTGGCAGACGTACTCAAGCAGCACGGCCTGATTCTGGCGATAGAGCCGGGACGTAGTCTGGCTGACCAAAGTGCGATTACGGTGTTTCGCGTCACGCGCACGCGCCGCCAGCCGGATGGCAACCACGTCGTGTTTGTGGAAGGGAGTAGTTTCAGCGCGTGTGAAACCTGGTTTAACTCTGAGTTTTTGATTGATCCTCTGCATGTTTTTTCCGTCAAAAAAGACACACGTCCGGTGCCGGGCAAGGCCTGGATCGCCGGACACAGCTGTCTGGACGACGATGTCATTACGAACCGATTGATTCATTTTCGAACCGTGCCGCAGCCAGGTGATTTACTGATTTACGCGAATACGGCGGGATACCAGATGGACCTGCTGGAGAACGCGTTTCATCGACATCCGCTGCCTGCGCGCTTGTGTGCGTTCAAAGGTAAGAAAGGTGAGCTGATTTTTTCCAGTGATAACTGAATGGAGCAGAACCATGATCCTGAATAAAGTAACTGATTTGATTGGTAATACCCCCGTTATACAAATTCCGGTTCCCTATGGGGATACGCGTTTGTTTTTAAAAGTGGAGAAGAACAATCCCGGCGGCAGCATGAAGGATCGCATGGCGCGCAACATGATTGTCGCCGGGCTGAAGTCAGGCAAAATCCGCCCCGGCGGCACCATCGTTGAGTCGTCATCGGGTAATACCGGTATCGGGCTGGCGCTGGCGTCGATCGAATACGGCCTGCGCTTTATCGCTGTGGTCGATCACCACGCTGCACAGGACAAAATTGCCATCATGCGCGCGCTCGGCGCGGAAATTCGCTACGTCTCCGGCGACTACGGTGAAGATGAGGTGGCGGTGGTGGAGCGTCAGCGCATGGCGGCACAGCTGGCGCAGGAAATACCCGGCGCGGTGTTTATGAACCAGTCGGATAACGCGGCGAATGCGGGCGGCTATGCCGATTTTGTCCGCGAGCTGTTCAGCCAGATTGGCAAGATCGACGCGTTTGTCGGCTGCGTGGGCACCGGCGGATCGATGACCGGCATTTCACACGGCCTGAAAGTCCATAACCCGGATATTACGACCATTGCCGTTGAACCGGTGGGCTCTATCGTCTTCGGCCACCCCGGCAAACCTTACTATCAGTCCGGCACTGGTACGCCCGCGGGAGATACCGTAGGGCTGGTACTGGATTACAGCTGCATCGACTGCGGCGAGCAGGTCTCGGATACACAGGCATTTGAAACGGCACGCTATGTCGCACGCCATTACGGCCTGCTGGTCGGCGGCTCAACGGGGGGGGTGATCTATAAGGCGCTGGAGCTGATCTATCAGGATCGCATCGGCGGCAACGTCGTGCTGGCGATCGCCGACGGCGGTGAAAAATACCTGCACACGGTGTTTAACGAAGAGTGGCTGGCGGCGCGTAATCTGACAGATAGCGGCGTGTGGCACGATCTGGATCGCTGGCTGGGCAACGCGATTTCTCTGGAGCAGGCAAGCTAAGGAGTCAAGGATGACCGAAGCGCTAAGCGGGCAGCCGCTTAACGTGGTGATTTGCGGGGCCGGTAAGACCGGCCATCTCACCACGGTACTGTTTAAGCAACTGCCGGACGTCAAGGTGACGCTGTTGGGCAGCCATCCCCGCCTGCCGGAAGCCTACCAGCAGCACGGTAAACGGCTACACGCATTGCTGCCGGATGGCAAGACGCTGACGGCCACGCCGGACTGCGTCACCTGCGATCCGGCGGAAGCCTGCCGCGATGCGGACGTCGTTATCATCACCGTTCCCGCCAACTTCCGCGCCGATCTTCTGGCGCGGATTGTTCCCCATCTGCCTGCCGACAAGCCGGTGTACGTTGGTGCCATTCCCGGTTTTTGCGGCTTTGACTGGCTGGCTGAACGTGAATTGGCCGCTCGGCCAAACGCGGTGATTTGGGGAATGAAGGACGTTGCGCATATTGCGTTTGATTTGCTGCCAGGTCAGTCGATCAAAATGGGCGGCGAAAAATCCACGCTGTATGTTGCCACGCATCGGCGTGAAACGGCTGCGAGCCAGCAGGTGCTGATGGCGCTGTTGCAGCGGCTTTATTCCGCGCCAGTGGTGCTATTGCCGGATTATCTGGAAATCACGCTGACGCCGGGTAACCCGATTATGCACAGTGCGGTGATTTATGGCCTGATCGGCCCCTACGGTCAGTGGCACGCCCGACCGCTCCCGCAGCCGCTATGCTGGTGGAATGATTGCCCGGAACTCGGTGCCTATTATCTGGAACGCATGGATGAAGAGAACCAGCAACTGTGCGCGGCGCTGGAGACGCGACTCGGCGTGCGGCTGGACTCGGTGCTGCCGCTTAAGCAGGAGATTATCGATGCCTATGGCGAGCAGATTGCCGATGCGCACACGATGCTCTCTGTGCTGCGCACCAATCAGGCTTACCACGGTATCGGCCTGCCGCTACGACAGCATGACGCTGGTGGGTACGTGTTTGATACGCTGCATCGGGTGTTTCAGGAGGATATCGCCTACGGCCTGAGCCTGCTGGTGACCATCGCAGAAAATCTGGCGGTCAGCGTGCCGTACATTGAGGAAGTCTACCGGTGGTGCAGCGATTACATGGGCACATCCACGCAGGATCGTCCCGACTATTTCCCGCCGCACTGGTTGGCATGAAGGGGGGGAAATGACGATCGTGGCTGAAATGAGGCAGGGTGACGCCGTGGAATCAGGAGGATCCGAACCATGCGCTTGAGCGGGCAGGTGGCGTTCATCATCCACTTCATGTTTGTCGTACAGCTGGTCGCGATGGGCGCGATGGAGATGAGCGGGCCGTTTTGGCCGCTGCATCTGGAAAGTATGTCGTCCGGCGCGGAACTGAGTATCGCGGGGATTGCCGTGTACGTCGGGCCGATGCTGGGCATCATGCTGACCAGCGCCTTCTGGGGACGGATGGGCGATCGGCTGGGCAACAAAGCCATGATGATCCGCGCGCTGTTTGGGCTGGCGTTGACCCAGCTCGGACTGGCGTGGGCCAATGATATCTGGACGATAGTCGCCCTGCGTTTTATTCAGGGTGCCTGTGCGGGCTATATCGCCCCCGCGCAGGCCTATGGCGTCGCGGTGGTCAGCCCGTTACAGCGTACGCGGCTGTTCGCCTGGCTTCAGGTGTCCACCAACGTGGGATCGCTGCTGGGAGCGATTGTCGGCGGGCTGATCCTCGATTACCTGAATTTCTTTTGGATCAACCTGAGCGCGGCGATCCTCTGCGCGCTGTGCGGCATTACCGTGGCGTTGTTCCTGCCGCATGTCTCCCCCGAGGTTCCCGTTGCTCCGCCAGCGGATGCACAGGCGAAAACAATTCCCCGCAGGCGGCTCTGGGCACTGTCGCCGATTTCCGGTCTGCTGCTGATTTCCGGCCTGCTGCTGACCAGCCGCATGATTCCACAAACGCCGTTTTCTCTCTATATGGACGGCGTCTTTCAGGTGGATAAGTGGGTTATCGGGCTGTGTTATGGCTTACAGGCGACCGGTGTGATTGTCTCTGCGTCGCTGTGGGCGCGCTATTTTGAAAACCTCTCGCTGTCGCAGACGCTGAGCCGCCTGTGTGTGGTCATGCTGGCCTGCGCCATTGTGACGTTGGCGGCCGCCACGATCCTGAATATTGCGATTTTCATTCCGCTTTATTTCCTGTGGGGCGTGCTGCTGGGGGCGACGACGCCGGTTCTGATGGCGCTGATTTCCCGTGCGGCTGGCGCCGGGCAGCAGGGTTACATACTCGGTGTGGCACAAAGCGTCAGCCAGTTTGCCTCGATTCTGGGCATTTCTTTGGGCGGATTGGTGCTCTATTCCCCCGGACTACGTTCGCTGTTCTTCTGCGTTGGGGCCGCGTATCTGGTGACCTTCCTGGTCTCGCTGATGCTGCTACGACGCCTGCGGATACAGGCGGAAAAACATGACTCTCTCTCGACGAAGGGAAATATCGAAAATGTGTAATCGTTGGACGCGGCAACATTGCCGTCGGTTATTGCTGGGTGTGCTGTTGATGGTCGGCCTGTCGCCGCTGGTGGGGCAGGCTGAGCAAACCGCACAAACCTCCACTGTCATCAAGGACGTGCTGGGGCGTGAGGTGAGAGTCAACACGCCAGTGCAGCGCGTTATGTTGGGCGAGGGGCGTCAGCTTTATCTGGTCGCGATGCTCGATCGGGAAGATCCGGCGAAAAGGATTGTCGCCTGGAAGCGCGATCTGATTCAGTCGGATCCGGCAACGTGGCACCAGTATCGCGATCGTTTTCCTCAACTGGCGAAAATCCCAACGTTTGACGGCACGGAAAAGGGCACGTTCGACGTGGAGCAGGCGGTGTCGCTGAAGCCGGACGTCATCATTATGAACATTGAGGCGCAGCGGTCGGTTGTCGATGCGGGCTATGACCGGATACTGGATAGCGTCGGTATTCCGATTGTGTATGTCGATTTTCGCTATCACCCGTTGGAAAACACCGCGCCGACCATGCGCCTGTTCGGCAAGCTGTTTAATCAGGAAGCGCGCGCCGAAGCCTTTCTCGCGTTTCGCGAGGCGCAGCTAAAACGCGTTTCTGACGTGCTGGCGGCCAAAAAACCGCGTTCACCACGCGTGTTCATTGAGCGGCTGGGGGGCTACACCGATGAATGCTGCCTGACGTTCGGCCCGGATAACTTTGGTAAGTTCGTGCAATTGGCCGGTGGCGAGAATGTTGCGGCAAAAAATGCGCCGAGCACGTTTATGCAGATGCACCCTGAACAGGTGATTGTGGAAAACCCGGA encodes the following:
- a CDS encoding TonB-dependent siderophore receptor gives rise to the protein MNARKNFTPPTGKTRFPIPSALAIAVTAVLSGIAIPAQAETGERDDSTIVVEAKNAEAVQGLVAGGMSARSSSTGLLGKKDVMDTPFNVSNVTSSFIENKQAQTLGQVVAHDASVRVSSSQGGLLDSYYIRGFPLNEGNLSDIAMNGVYGVAPNYQLMTDYIERVEVLKGPSALLYGLSPNSSVGGVINAVTKRPTTVGNLTRLTTSWQSDSQLTQHADISRVYALENNNLLGIRFNGNYGYGDTVWDGSDKRTQVGALGLDFSSERFRATLDLITQHLKTRAPSRPYSFAAGVTVPDAPDGNTNISQPWGFWHSKDQSVLLHTEYDLADNVTWFTDLGGSSAHVSRLSEQVPQVINNNGDIRSGVGNYRFTTSRYNFATGVRADVETGSVTHKLSAQTSYYRDRQASASRAGTAIDSNIYNPVSAPAQDIAAPSSIYKRSSTALSGIALADTLGFWNDALQVTGGLRYQQINSDNFAAPDGGARSSYDKSAITPMLGVIVKPWQHISLYANYIEGLSKGDVAPTTASNAGQVLSPYKSKQYEAGVKVDALGTISTLSVFQITKPSGALVNGTFVDANEQRNRGIELDVVGSPLEDLRLTGGVMLLDAELTKSVTPGAQGKRAPGTSRFQANAGVEYDLPFLRDLTLNANVTHNGKQNVNTINTQSIPSWTTVDFGARYKTRIYNAPTTFRADVLNAFDRNYWSGVTSFSTVSQGTPRTLMLSVAVDF
- a CDS encoding Y4yA family PLP-dependent enzyme, producing the protein MSNLFSFAAVSSPSVAQAHWPERLTPYLDSEIEQFLFNSPQRLSWLVEQYGSPLNIVWPHTVANNIAALRTVLQRHDVDCRLYYGAKVNKSPGLVQAAVNAGVGVDVSSLQELKDALRAGCDGMRLCATGPAKTREFLTELVYHRALIVLDSPEEFDELLALADLLRVTEPVRVLLRYRPSFAQASRFGMLADEIAICLETLGARLNALHLEGFHFHLSGYEPDTRVAALAEVLPLLERARSKGLQPAIIDIGGGLPIQYLPASRYQDYLAKQNGADYRHGQVPTSFYPYGGERSATDYLEAFLSASIGEKRVADVLKQHGLILAIEPGRSLADQSAITVFRVTRTRRQPDGNHVVFVEGSSFSACETWFNSEFLIDPLHVFSVKKDTRPVPGKAWIAGHSCLDDDVITNRLIHFRTVPQPGDLLIYANTAGYQMDLLENAFHRHPLPARLCAFKGKKGELIFSSDN
- a CDS encoding cysteine synthase family protein, coding for MILNKVTDLIGNTPVIQIPVPYGDTRLFLKVEKNNPGGSMKDRMARNMIVAGLKSGKIRPGGTIVESSSGNTGIGLALASIEYGLRFIAVVDHHAAQDKIAIMRALGAEIRYVSGDYGEDEVAVVERQRMAAQLAQEIPGAVFMNQSDNAANAGGYADFVRELFSQIGKIDAFVGCVGTGGSMTGISHGLKVHNPDITTIAVEPVGSIVFGHPGKPYYQSGTGTPAGDTVGLVLDYSCIDCGEQVSDTQAFETARYVARHYGLLVGGSTGGVIYKALELIYQDRIGGNVVLAIADGGEKYLHTVFNEEWLAARNLTDSGVWHDLDRWLGNAISLEQAS
- a CDS encoding NAD/NADP-dependent octopine/nopaline dehydrogenase family protein, giving the protein MTEALSGQPLNVVICGAGKTGHLTTVLFKQLPDVKVTLLGSHPRLPEAYQQHGKRLHALLPDGKTLTATPDCVTCDPAEACRDADVVIITVPANFRADLLARIVPHLPADKPVYVGAIPGFCGFDWLAERELAARPNAVIWGMKDVAHIAFDLLPGQSIKMGGEKSTLYVATHRRETAASQQVLMALLQRLYSAPVVLLPDYLEITLTPGNPIMHSAVIYGLIGPYGQWHARPLPQPLCWWNDCPELGAYYLERMDEENQQLCAALETRLGVRLDSVLPLKQEIIDAYGEQIADAHTMLSVLRTNQAYHGIGLPLRQHDAGGYVFDTLHRVFQEDIAYGLSLLVTIAENLAVSVPYIEEVYRWCSDYMGTSTQDRPDYFPPHWLA
- a CDS encoding MFS transporter, producing MRLSGQVAFIIHFMFVVQLVAMGAMEMSGPFWPLHLESMSSGAELSIAGIAVYVGPMLGIMLTSAFWGRMGDRLGNKAMMIRALFGLALTQLGLAWANDIWTIVALRFIQGACAGYIAPAQAYGVAVVSPLQRTRLFAWLQVSTNVGSLLGAIVGGLILDYLNFFWINLSAAILCALCGITVALFLPHVSPEVPVAPPADAQAKTIPRRRLWALSPISGLLLISGLLLTSRMIPQTPFSLYMDGVFQVDKWVIGLCYGLQATGVIVSASLWARYFENLSLSQTLSRLCVVMLACAIVTLAAATILNIAIFIPLYFLWGVLLGATTPVLMALISRAAGAGQQGYILGVAQSVSQFASILGISLGGLVLYSPGLRSLFFCVGAAYLVTFLVSLMLLRRLRIQAEKHDSLSTKGNIENV
- a CDS encoding ABC transporter substrate-binding protein, translating into MCNRWTRQHCRRLLLGVLLMVGLSPLVGQAEQTAQTSTVIKDVLGREVRVNTPVQRVMLGEGRQLYLVAMLDREDPAKRIVAWKRDLIQSDPATWHQYRDRFPQLAKIPTFDGTEKGTFDVEQAVSLKPDVIIMNIEAQRSVVDAGYDRILDSVGIPIVYVDFRYHPLENTAPTMRLFGKLFNQEARAEAFLAFREAQLKRVSDVLAAKKPRSPRVFIERLGGYTDECCLTFGPDNFGKFVQLAGGENVAAKNAPSTFMQMHPEQVIVENPEVVVITSGNFEAFVPGGRWIGLGPGQDMTEGRKRLEWFLGRPAYTNTVAKQKRAFHAIWHQFYNGPYDFIAIQQLAEWFHPDLFRDLSADETFRQLHQQFLPVDYQPGYFVSLAQ